One Zonotrichia albicollis isolate bZonAlb1 chromosome 14, bZonAlb1.hap1, whole genome shotgun sequence genomic window, ACTTTGGGCAGCTCAGCATTTACTGCCTGAGAGTGCTTTTGGCCAGGCATTTGCCATAGGGTTATTCCAGACACATtttgccctggcagagctgccagcctgtTCTGCAGTGCCCCAGCACCACTCAGCAACAATCAGAACTCAGACCTACAACACAAGTAGTAAAGATAAGGAAGCCACAAGTTATTTCTTGTACTTTTAATATCATAAGAACAAGCTATGAAAATTtctagtaataataataataaaagaaaaaaaaaggtagagtAACTGgtaagtttggggttttttggcgctttttttttcttgtttgtttttttgtttggttgtttctttcagttttgaaaATTAATCTTACAAGAGGTCTCAAACAATTTCATAAACTTACAAAATATATTCAAGTGTGGAAAGTTATTTTACTGATAAAACAGCATTTCTTTATAATGTGCTTTTCTCCAGACAGGTTAAGGAAGCACAGGCATATCAGAACAAACCATTCATAGCATCAGTACAAATCCCTTTTCTCCAACATAGGCATTTGAAATCCATTGAACTGTAGTAtgccaaacaaacaaagcaacagAAAAGCAGTGACTGCTATAGACAATACAGGGAACATACAAAAAGATCTCTCAAGTCTTCAGTTGCTACAGTTTCATAGTGGAAGTGCTTAGCTCTTCAGCTGGCTTTGTTTCACTGACTGGTTGTACAGAGTAATTTGGTCTCGAACGAAAAAATGGAAGCATTAACTCCAGTGCAGTGTTTGGAGCACAAACATATTCATTTCATAGATGCCCACTGAAAATTTTGGGTATTGCAGCAGAGTCAGCAATGGTCACACCAAACCAGCTGGATGGGTTTGTACAGAATTAAATGAAagcatttttgtgttttctgctAATTTCAACAGAATATTaagaagcagcacagagctagcaacaaagagatttttttgtttgtgccATTAGTTACTCCATTGTAAAACCACCACTTGACTCTAAGAGCTACAATCTCACTTggtataataaataaaaatattttgcaaaccAGCATGTTTAGTTCTAAAGAGCAAGAGCTAATTATAGTCGTACTGAATCACCCAAGTGATCCTCACTGAAGATGATGGAAACAGGCAGGAGTAACTGGCACCTCTCCCTGGCCTGAAGCAATTGTGTTCCAGTGCATTTCCCCACAAAACTCCTGGGTATGCATACCAAGTCTTACTCTCCTACTCCATCTACAGATCTTACTAAGTAGGACTTTTATCTGGGTTTGTCCAGCTAGGCCAGTTAGTTATCTTCCTCAGTCATGTTCCAGGTAgtggtgggggtttttgtttggtcaGTTTTTTTCAATATTAATTGCAAAAGTCAGATTTAAAAGCGGCTTGCATTTAAATAGCATGAAAATAATTGAGAATAACCTTTGATTGACTGAAACATTGCCTCATATATTTTGAATCTCCCAGTCTGCCTAGAAAAAGCTTAAAAATTATTATACAAATTCAAACCTGGATAAAAATATCCAATAAGTATTTATTCACAGCACAAGCTTATCAGGTACTGATAAGTGTGTGTTCTGGCGACTGCCTTCAAAGTCCAACAAGCCAATGCCACAGCTGCACCCATTGCTGCATTTGAAAAGGCAAAACCTGTTTTGTGTATGCAAAGCAGATCTGTAACACCACTTACACAATCAACAGCAAGTTAAACAGCCAGTAGAATACACCACGCCAGTGTCACAGCTCAACAATGCTGTACCAGTTACAGGCATGCTCAGGTTATGTTTTCTTCTCAATCTTCTAGaggaaatacaaatatatgAACATCACATATTCTCTTAAGAACAAACAGTAATTAAATAGAATGATCCTTTCTTCACTACATACAGAAATAACAATGTATTTACAATATTTACAGTTTTCAAAAATCCTGTTCTTGCACTATTCTGCAGGAATTCAAATTCTTCAGCCTGAAAAATAGGTACACAATAGTTCTGATCATAAACAGCCTCTAAACAGAGACAGGTTACTAATTCTAACTTACTGGTGTACAGACTAGAGGGcctgaaaaggaaataaagccaCTCATTTCAGCTAAATATCCCATTGTTTGTGGGATTACATGGCAAACTACAGATGCTTTATGTTTTACCCAAGTGAGATATTGCTCATTTTCACAGTTTTCTCCATTTAAGTCACTGAACAAGTGAGCTGCAGTTGTAACTGCTTTCAGACTGCTCTGGTCATTGACACATAGGCTATGATGAGTTACAAGCTCCCCTCCTGTACCTTCAGTTACAAGCAAGGGCATACTCAGGGATACAGCTACAGCTATACAGCTacattttgggtttggtttttttttgtttacttagCTTAAAACAGAAACACACCAGTTTAAAACAAAGCTGCTGATACTCAGATTTGCTCTTAAGTTCCAAAGGTGGACTCTCTTAACTCACAGTCTTGAAAAGTATTTCAAAGCAGCTGGAAGCTTTAAACTACAAATTTAAAGCAAAACACATAAAACCCCCCACATAATCAGTAATTAAaggcaatttttaaaaagaacatgaaaaaatacagtaaaaatcTGCATGAGAGGAAGATAGTGTTAgtggtgcagagctgctgttctcAATTGAAAATAATGCAAGCACCTGTTCTGAGTAACAGTACTGATGAGAAAAATTGAAGGCTTCACAGTAATGCACACTTTCAGTGCCACTTTTTAACTACAATGTTTCTTGAAAAGACAGAAAGGATTCAAAACTTGCAGACTTAATATGAGAAAAATAATCCAAACCTCATAGCAACAGAATGCAGAACTAAAGCCAACAGAAATCATGTATGTGACCTATTTCTAGGCCATGATAAGACTGCAAAAGACAAACAATCAGTTTGAAGCCCTTCACGTGCGTGTGAAGAGTTATTGGCACAGGAGCTCCGAATCATTCAGCATGCCCTACATTTGAATCCATGGAATAAACAACCAAAGTCTGGGAAGCTCAGACTGAAAGGAAACCCAAAGATATATGGTCCTTTGGCATCAGAGAAGGTAAACATTACCTTTCCAATGGATTGAGAGATTACAAACTTAGGAGCTGCATTTGCTCCTTTCACTAACAATAGAAACCATAGCAATCCTTCCCAGCCTCTCTCAACTGGGAGTAGGGAGCTTTCAAAATTACATCTTCATGCCACAAGCATCTTCTTCAAAAGAGAGAAGATGATACTGTAAAAACAGATCTTTTCAAGTTGAAAAAAATTACGTTTGGTCAGAATTGTACATGAATAGGATTCTGTGTTCAAACAGAACGGTTTGAGCActcagcagtggcagcacaGCTGCATGTAAGGCATTTTAGGAATGATTCGAATACAGCTCACTGCCTTCAGCACTTGACTAAATTCAACTAACACGAGCAACCTCTCACATTTTATTACTACAGCTGTGGTCACTGGAATCAACCCCGCAACATCCGCAGCCCGCCCGTAACATCAGATGCAACACAAAGAGCGCGCGCAGCCCCCGTGGAACAGCTGCCTGCACAGTGCAGTGGTGGTGCCAGAGGGGAGAGGTCACTGCCGGGCCAGCCCTGCTAACTGGCCCAGTCCTGGAAGCGGAAGCAGTCCCCGGCGATCTTCCACACGGTGTTGGTGGGGGtggcctgtgctgtcagcagGAAGTTCTGATTGAAGTAGCGCTGCTTATCCCCATCAAATTTGACAGTCCCACTTGTCACCACGAGGACTGTTGTCTGGCCTTGAGTAGCTTGCTCTTCACAAGGAGGTATGAAATGATGAAGAAAACAACTCAAACAAAGACTAGCAGGTAAAGAGGCAGGAAATGCACACAGAAGCTTGGTTCAAGTGTGGTTACACTGCGCCAGGCTAAcagctgggtacaggcagggaGTGCAGCTCTGGTGCAGCGTTCCTACACAGACAGCGGTGCGTTCACCAACACGGCTCGGCAATGGCTTTGCCACTTTCATCTCCTGCTCTTCATTTTAGAGCACTGACAAACACCTCCATTTGTGCTTAGAGTGAGCTCTCATTACTCCAGATATACACACATAGAGATATTTAGCAACTTGCATAAactttttccccccattattAGAAATTATATCTTTTCCACAGCAGAGCAAAGCAAGTGTGTTTGACCACAGGCTTTTCCCTTTCTTATATTCCCAAAATGTCCATTAGAAGCCATTTATTAACTTCTCAATTATGAGACTGAGTTTAGGAGTTGTTAATCAGAAATCTAAAGAACTTAACACCTATTCTAGACGTAAAGAAACCAAAGTACACACAGGTTAATAACCATTTGTTCACATGATACTGCAGGTCAGTACAAGAGGCCACCATAAGGGTCTCCCAAGCACAACATAACCTGGTAAGCCACTTTTTCCATACATGAAAATAGATCACATCTGAATATGATCTAAACAAAAAAAGTCCTGAAAGTATTTTCCCAGACatgaaaaaaaagtgtttaatTGCTGCATCTCTTGATTTGTGCTTTATATAAGCACAGCTTGACACTTCAACCCTTGGTATTTTCTCTAAGCTTATTCCAAAGGAATTATTAAGCCCTACAATAATTGCTCACTTTCAATAgttaaaaagaatgaaaaagaactaaataaattataatacaACCTTACCGTGAACAGGCTGGCAGTCCAACACATTAACCTGGAATTCACTTGATGGCAACATTTCAAAAAACTTATTTAGCTCTTCTTGCCCAGACACTGCATTTCCATTCCAAACTAATGTTGCTTTGTCCAAATACAGTCTGGTTAAAGCCTGAGTGATTATGAAAATACACATTTAGGAAAAATATGTAAGCATATAACGAACAACATACTAAACTTACACTGTGAATTACTGATTTCTTCTGTTAGTTTACAGATAAAATGCTTTCCTGAAACAGCAGCTCCTTTTAACAACCAGTGCTCCTGACCAAGAATTAAAACTAACACATTTTCCTTTATGAGTAGCACAGTGACTCATAGCTCAAATATTGATAACATCCCTTTAACAAAGGTAATGACAGAACTGAAGTGGTTGCTTACAAAAGGACAGTGCTACCTTTCCACTGTAAGTTTAtcactgattttcttttttttttcttctgagaggGAAAGTGTGAAATTATAatttcaggttaaaaaaaagtGAGCAAGACCAGGAACAGGTGAAACTTGAAGAGCACACCAGAACTTCCCAAATGTTTCATAAGCTCTCAGAGCTGAGTAACTGCCCAGCTCTCCTCCAAGGTGTTGACACAACCCAGTCATGTGTGCAGTAACGTGGGACTGCTGGTACTTTCACACACTGAACTGCAACTACAGTACATTTAAAATCCCAAACATTGGTCTCCAAGGCTCTCTTGGTGAACATTTGTCACATGGTACCCATCAGTGTGCCCCAGGAAGACTTGCAGAGCCAAACACAGCTGTACTGCTTCAGCTTCAGGCACTCAGAAAAACCCCAGAACCAAAAGTGGTAACTGCTAATGAAAgaggtttggggggaaaaaaaaagctaaatccTGACCTCAAGGGGAAATAAAGCAAGTTCTGCTGCCCTGTACTGACcaaaccctgcagctgcagacacagcTGCACACCAGCTGAACCAGGGCCATGAGAAGTCTAAGGCTCTGCTGAGCAGCCCCTTTTCCAGCAAGGCTGCACAGGAGACAAAATGCTCTGCAGgagcctgaggagcagctgccctgctctgccatggccagggcGGCCCATGGGCACCATGCTCAGGTGCTTTGGTGTAGTGACAGCcagaaatgcaaacaaacaGTGCCAGGACAGTTTTAACTACTGTCAAAGCAGCTACATACCCTTCTCCTCTTGTCCATTGTCTCATAGTAAATATTGACAAACTCATCTGCAGCTCTACAAGCTTGATCCACATAGGTTTTGAAATCCTGCAGGGAAGAAATCAGATCAAATTTTAGTTATGCAATCCAATGATTGACTCAATTTCTCCTGCAAGTCACTTTGACTTCAAATAATGTTGAATTTATTCTAAGCTCCTTTTCTACTTGCAGAAGTACCAGCTGTTAGGCAGGTGACAGTTTCAGCATTAGTTTTGAATGCTGATATAGTTATTGTATataaattacaaatatttaCATTGGAAAATGGGCTACAGCTGGCTGCAGGTAGTGTGGCCACAATTATTCAAGGAAAACAGTTGTTGCTGTGATGGCTGTTCTGAAATAAAGTTAAGGAACAAGATTTATTCAGATACTTCTGAGAATTAGCAAGAGCCCCATCACACTGCCCTCCTAGTCTCATTTTTAACATACCTGCATCTATAGAAATGTAAAGTATAGTGAGAGAGAACACCAACATCTGGCTGTATTCCTTCTAGAATGGATCAGGTTTAACCCATAGGTTAAACCCAAACACTTCTCCTCACCCCTCATCATTTTCCTCACACCCCTCTATTTGGATTCACCCCCAGGTAACAGCCTCTGTGGTCCCACCACTGCACAGTGATCTCACTGGGTTATTGGCTCAGTTTGTTCATCCCTTTGCCTCTCAATCTCTTACAGACCCTGAACTGGGACATCCTGGAAAGCAGATCCTGAATTTCCCGTCCATACTTCCATAAATCTGCATTTGGTTCTCTTACCAATTCTTTAAAATGCTATTATTTATCACTGTCCTGTTTCAGTGTTATACTCTCAGTATCTGCAACTCAACCAGTGCTGAGCAATTTCACTGCTTGCATTTTCTTGGCTGCTTTCACTGAATGTTCTCCAGAACCACCAGGAATCCCTCCAGGGTTAACACAAGAAAACACTCTGAACAGAAGCCAAGGCCTATCAAATAATCCCTGGTTATCCAACAAAGCCAATCTTGTTTCTGTGCACTCTCCTCTCCCCCTGCATGGACACAAACTGctcttcccctccctgccctgcccagcagctgccaaGCTCCCAGGCCACTGCCAGTCCCAGAAATGCCCAAAGAGGCTCTGGGGTGTCGGAGCTGTCCCCGGGAGCAGTgactgcagctctgggcagtgaCAGCAGGGCCCGGgagcccccagcagctcccccaaagcctcccctgcagcagcGGCTGTGAGAGggcgctgcagggctgccagaGTCTGGAACCAGCCCCTGGGGTACCTGCAAGAGAAGTCTAACAGGAATTCAGCTCTGTCGGTTTTGCAAGTTTTACAGCCATAACCAACAAAGTTTTACACTCTGTGAACAGTTCAGGCTGGAATAAACTTCTGGAGATCACCTAGTCCCTTTTCAAAGCAGAGCTGGCCCCAAAGGCTGATCCACTTTCCGGGCTAGCTCTGACAGCCGAgtcctctgtccctcctgccacGTGTGGACATCTCCGAGCATGGAGACGGTCCCACTTCCTTCGGGTTCCAACCATCTCACCCAGAAACCCTCCTTCCCAGCTTCTAACAGGAAAGCCATAATTGAAAAATCCAACCAACAACTAGCCCCAAATCAACTTCTCCAAGCCTCTGGGGCCAACTCCAAGTTTTCCAACGCTCCCGCCCTGCCGAGGGCCTCGCCGAGCTCCCCTCTGCCCCAAGGCCCCTGTAGGAACACGCTGAGGCCGCCCCGCACGGGCCCCGCGCAGCCCCGGGACCCTCGGGAGGCGGGAGCGGCCCCTGCCCGCAGCCCGTGCTGAGGCGCTgccgccctgccctgcccgctccgTGTCCCACGGCGCCGGGACGCTCCCGGCGGCCTCCCCGCGCTCCCACGGCCGCCCTGTGGCCCGCAACACCCTCCCGAGGCGGACACCCCGCGCTCCCCGGCCCCGGGCCGCGGTTCCCGGCAGttcccggcccggcccggactCACCACGGACGCGGCCATGGGGCGGCGAGGCGGGAGGGCGCCGGAAGTGCTCTGCTCCGCCGCTTCCGGCCGCGCGTCCCTCGCCCAAGGCGTTCCGCCGCCGGGCCCTGCCGAGCGTTCCGCCCAGCGAGCATTCCCTCCAGTATGAGCACTGCCGAGCtttcactgcagggctgggaacgGCCCGGAGAGCTGGAGCCGGGAAAGGAACCGAAATTGTGATCACCAGTAAACAGCGAATAGTGCTATGTATTCCCCTATCTGTGTGGAGTAATTCTTAGAAATGACTGCTTTAGAACTTCAGTCAAAATTACtcaaaaaacataaaaatgtcTTACTGAAGTCCTTCTTAACATCCTTAACATCCTCACCTTAACATCCTTTACATCCATACTGAAGTAAGGATGTATCAAGATTTCAAAAATGTGTTCAGCCATCTGGGTTAGGccatattttcttctgtttgcagCCATTGATTAAAATAAGTTAACATTCATAACAAAGCACTGAATAATTTTAGAATCACGGACAAAATGCATAGATTTTATTGTCAGTGATTTGATCCTGGGCAAGGAATGCCCACTGAATGAAAATGGAATTCAGCCTGCAGTAAGGTGAAGATTCCCATTCTCCCACAGAACCCTCATGTGACAGTGATGCACTTTTGCATTAAGGCCCATGCAGAAATGAACACTGCCTGCATCTCAGCCAGGCCCCTTGTCAAATGAACCTTGTCTGTGTCACTGCAAACTGTGACATTTGGGGCATGAGCTCGTAATGAACTGAATCCTAAAACAAGGAAAGCAACTGACACTGGGCAATTGCAGACTCTGATTAATGGGATTCTTGTGAAACTGGATCATGACTCAGTGTTTGAGGGTTTTGCCTGAGCAAGAGCTCAATGAAAACTCATTATTTGATATTTGATCTGTTGATTTTAATGAGAACTGGGAGTAGGTCTCAGATGTTTGACTTACAGGGTGGATAAAAATTAATGCTAAagctggatttgggatttaCTAAACTGCAATGGACTTAAGAAAGCCAATTTTGGCCAGTTCCCAGCATAGAAGGAGGACCTGGGCAGAACCTGTGCTTGTTACAGTCCCATGGGGACTCTCAACTGTGGCCACTCCACCTCCAATTTCTGCCATACCAGAACTGGAGGAATGCAATGACTCTTGTGCTGATAAATGCCTCccttgtttttaaaagaaaaacaggacTTGGTATATATTGTACTGGGAATTGTATCCAGTGGAATATGCTGAGATAAGTACAAATAACTGTTCCATTTTACTCCATTCAAAGCAGTCCCAAGTGGAGATAAATGTTCAGAACAGGTCAGTTCAAAGTGTCACCACATTTGCTTGTTAAAGAAATGTTAAAATCCTCTTCATTTCATTAGGTAATGATGCATTATTTGACCTCTAGAGAAAATCTGACCATGTGTATGTAAAACATATGGCcagataaatatatttatggGGTTTTCCCCCTCCAATATCTTCCCAATTTCAAAAAAGAGACATCCTTTGAGAACAGACAAATTTAAAGtaaattttcattaattttcttttttaaatggatAATTATGGATCAGCTACATAATAATTATGGAGCACTAAGTGCTGCACATGCTAGATTTATCAGAACTTCTGTGCAGAGTTCTCAGATGAGAGAGGCCTGCAGGGCTGCAACTGGAGTTTCTGTGCTCTGAAATtgtcagctcagctcagcttgTAGCATATTCTGAGCTCAGTCTGGGTTTAGCTCAGGCCTGcatgctgggccctggcatGTAGCCCACAACAATTAAAACTGCTTTGTGGGAATTCTTAACATCAATCAAATGCTAAGTAATATTTCTCCAGGCCAAATGTACCTGTGACCTTTTAAGGAATCATTTTCCAGTGAAGAACAATTTGCTTCCAGCTGGAAGTAAAGAGTTTGGAGCATTTTTTCCTACATAATATACAGGAttcccctgcagctctgggaaacTCCAGTCAGAATTACAGGGCCAAAAAGGTCAAGTTGAAGGTGATTCACTGTGAGCTAAGGATGCCTAAGGAAGGGGAGGTGGAAAGTAATATTTAGTAGGTCAAATGTGGCAGAGATAGTGGAAGGATCCTGTCAAATTGCCAGGCTAAGAACATGAGacaataaatacattttatacAAAGTATGGGggagaaaggagagggaaatTCCAGCTCATGGAAACTGTGGAGAAACTGTGGGTGATTACAACAGTCAGGGCTGGGGAGTGACCTTAGGGAGTCATAGCTGTGGGGAAAGAACAAACATGTTTATTACAAGAGTTATTAGGGAATGTTTTGCATGAAGCAGTGAAATATGAATACTCATTGAATGAAGCAGCATGTTATTATTGCTGAGCAACTGGGAGGACTGTGGTAAAGAAGAGAATCAACAGGAAATGAACCAACATTATGGGATAGGAAAGTGCTTAGAAATGGAGAGGTAGACCTGGAAAACATTTGAGCCCAGGCAAGCTTTGAAGCTGAGGGTTGAtgaaatcaccacacaaaaatGTGTAAGAAGAAAATGTGGGAATTGAAGACAGCCATACAATAGCTCTGAAGAGCTGAGGGAACAGAACTGTACCCATCCAAACAGATGTTTTATGAACTGCAGGAGATAAGCACCAGGAGTGAAGGTAATGGAAACAGTAGATCAAGTTGCAGCCTGAAAAAATTGGTTTGAAAGTATATTACAGTGGGTAATAATAGAGTCAGTAAAGTGCATAATGGATGGGAAATTTAGTTAGCAGAGCTAGAACTTGCCAGACAATTATCCATCTAATTCCTTCTTCACAAGTACTGTTTGTGGCACAGGAGAAACTGGCATGAATGACAATACTCAGCATGTTAAACTGCTCACAACATACAACTAATCAAGAGACAGGAAAACTGTCTTcaaaaaaccttttccctggcagcatGCACTATTAGAAATGTGAGTTTTATGAAACTCTGCACAAGCAGGTCCTGGAGAATGACCTGCTTTCCTCTCAGCTGTGTGCATACTGGGCTTGCTGATGCCTCATAACAGATTTGCTTCCTTTTTTGACCTAAACTGAAGAATAATGAATACCATTAATACCATAGAGTCAACTattaaaatgatattttttGAATGAACAATGTGGACTTATTATAATAAATCACCCAAAATGTTACTCCTCCAAAACTGAGACTTAATTAAACACCACTAAGCTCAAGGGGAAACTGTGGTGAGAATGAACAAAGACCAACAGCAGATAACCTATGTCTCCATCATTCCAGTCAAGAAGGATAAGTTTTCTGCTGAACTTATGGAACCTAAATTCACTGAATATAGaaaagacagacagacagaatgATTGAAAGACAAACACATTTTCTGTGAGGAGTGGCTTAGAgagttgggattgttcagcccagagaaaaaaaaggctgGGCTGCCTTCCAGTACAGAGAGCTTGTAAGAACTGTGGGGACAGGCTTTTATGGGGGCCTGCTGTGACATGAGGGGATGAAGGGTTTTAAGTTGTGCTTTAAACGAACACAGGCGGGTTTAGGTCACGGGTTTGGGGCTGCCCGCAGCAGCGGCCCCGGGACCCTTCCCCTTCTCACCCACAGGCGGCGCCCGCGCAGCGCGCGCGCCACCTGCGCCGCGCTGACGTCACGGCACGGGCACGCTCCGGCGCGGCTATGACGTCACGGCGGAGCGGCCGTCAATggccgggagcggggcgggcgccgactgtgacagcacagcctggggacagcgaGTGTgacagtgtcacagcacagccCGGGGACACCGCGTGTGACAGTGTCACAGCATAACCCGGGGACAGCGCGTGTGACAGCACAGCCCGGGGACAGCGAGTGTGACAGTGTCACAGGACAGCCCGGGGACACCGCGTGTgacagtgtcacagcacagccCGGGACACGGCGTGTGACAGTGTCATAGCACAGCCCGGGACAGCGCGTGTGACAGCACAGCCCGGGGACAGCGAGTGTGACAGTGTCACAGGACAGCCCGGGGACAGCGAGTGTgacagtgtcacagcacagccCGGGGACTTTGCACCGTGCAGGGACTTTGCTCTCCGGAGCGTGCAGTGACAAACAGCACGATGTGTCTGTCACCTGTAGGCACAGGCACGGGCACAAGTGTCGCTCTCAGCTCCCTGGGCACTCATGGTCACACCGATGGGACAGTGAATTTCTTGTCCCACAACTCCCAAAACTTAGAGCACCGTTGTTGACCTTAGATGGAGACCTTTCATATTTTCAAAGCTTGTGAAGCCTTTCAACTGGTCTTGCAGCACTGGTAGGATTTTAAAAGCTTCACCATAACAAAACTTTATCTAAAG contains:
- the NXT2 gene encoding NTF2-related export protein 2, coding for MAASVDFKTYVDQACRAADEFVNIYYETMDKRRRALTRLYLDKATLVWNGNAVSGQEELNKFFEMLPSSEFQVNVLDCQPVHEQATQGQTTVLVVTSGTVKFDGDKQRYFNQNFLLTAQATPTNTVWKIAGDCFRFQDWAS